Sequence from the Candidatus Hydrogenedentota bacterium genome:
GCCGGGTGCTGTTCGGCATGATGCTCTTTGACGAGTGGCAGGCCTTCCGCTGGCTGGCGGAGCACCCCCTGGTGGACCCGGACCGCATCGGCGTTTTCGGCATGTCCATGGGGGCGACCAAGGCGTGGTGGCTGGCCGCGCTGGAGCCCCGCGTCGCCTGCTGCATGGACCTGTGCTGCCTCACGGACTTCGACACGCTCATCGAGGAGAGGGGCCTGGGCGGGCACGGCATCTACTACTATGTGCCAAACCTGCTCAAGGAGTTCTCCACGGGGGACATCAACGCGCTCATCGCACCGCGGCCCCGGCTCAGCCTGAACGGCCGGGAGGACAAGCTGACTCCCCCGCGCGGGGTGGAGCGGGTGCGCGACCGGGTCCTGCCGCTCTACGCCGCCGCCGGAAAGGCGGAAGACTGCCGCATCGAGCTGTTCGACTGCGCCCACGAGGAGCTGCCCGAGATGCGGCGCCTGATCCTGGACTGGATGGACCGGCATCTGGCGCGCCCAACGCCCGCCTGACCGGCGCCCCGTCACGGCGCGGCGGGCCGGTCCTCCGAGGGGTACAGTCCGACCTTTCCCGGGTCAAAGGGGGTGATGCCCAGCGCCAACGCCGGGGAGTCCTGCCGGAGCCGGTAGTCGCCCGCGGCGGCATCCACGAAGCCCGGGTCGCCCTCCAGCAGGTTGTTCTCAAACACGATGCCCGGCAGCGCCTTTTCCTCGATGCGGTCCCACTTTCCGCCCGAACAGACGTTGCGGGCGATGCGGATGCCGTGGGGGGCCTTGGGGTCCTCCTCGAGGATGCGGGGCAGCTCGGGATACCGCTCGCTGTAAGGCGGCTTGGTGTAGGCGATGCCGGAGAGGGTCCCCTTCTCCTTCGCCTCGGCGATCCACTCGTCGGCGTGGTAGTGCGCCCAGCCCAGCGCCCGCGCGTCCACATGCACCGCCGGGACGCAGTCCACAAAGACGTTGTTCTCGATGGCGCAGTCGCGCCCGCCGCCGATGAAGGCCGCCGCCGTCACGCGGACAAACAGGTTCCCCACAATGTCCGCCGACGCGAACATGTCGTCGAGATACACCCCCACGCACCCCTTGTTCTCGAATCCCTGAATGTCGTGGAGATAGTTTCCCCGGATGACGTTGCCGCGCATGGTCCAGTTGCGCCCGGCGTAGATGGCCCCGGCGTCGTTGGACTCCAGGCAGACGCGGTGTATCTCGTTGCCCTCGATGAGGTGGTCGTTGCCCCCGAAGCCGACGGCCATGTGCGGCGCGTCGTGGATCAGGTTGCGCAGCGCGCGGTTGCCCACCCCGTCGAGAGAGATGGCGGTCTGGTACATGCGGCTCCAGCGGCCGTAGTCCCAAATGTGGTTGTTCTCCGCCGCGTGCCCGGCGGGGGTCAGGGTGGTGCGGTCGCCGCCGGAGAGGCGGATGCCGTTGCGGCCCATGCCGTGGATGTCGCAGCCGGCCACGGTGTGCCCCGCGCCCCCCTCCGCCGACACCGCGCCGCCGCTGCCGTTGCGGAAGGTGCATCCGGAGACGCGCACGCCCGCGCCGCCGGACACGGAGACCACGGTGCCCCGGAAGCCCTCGAACACAAGTCCGCGCAGGGTGACATGGGACGCGTCCGCGAACACCGCCGCCGTGTCCGCCTTGGACACCATGACATCCCCCTCCCCCGGTGTATCGGGGGGCCAGAAGAAGAGCAGGCCCTTCTCGCGGTCCACAAACCATTCGCCGGGGCGGTCCAGCTCGCAGAGGAGATTGAAGGCGTAGTACCACTGCCCCACGCGGTAGCCGTAGGTGTGGTAGGGCGGCGTCAGCTCTATCGTTTTCGATTCCGGAAGGATGGCGGCAATCTTCTGCCGCTGGTCGGACCAGTCCCAGAACCAGTACCCGTGGAGCCAGGCGTCCCTCTCCTTCGTCCAGCGGGCCGGACGGTCCTCCTCATAGTGGAACTTGCCCGTGGTGCTGCCGGGGATGCCGTGGATCTGGTGCCCGTCCTTCTCGACCAGTCCGGCGATTTTGACAAACCCCTCGTCCGGCCAGCGGGAGAGCGTCATGGGCCGCCCCCGGAAATAGACTTGCAGCGTGCCATCGTCGGCCGCCCCATATTCCGTGATTCCGGCGGCGCGCAGGTCGGCCTGGAGCACATGGGGCGCGGCGTCTGGGACAAGGCGCGCCAGCGCGTCGGGATCGGACACGGGGACGAATCCGCCCACCGTGCGGCCGCCGGAAAGGATGACCGTCTCCCCCGGCACCGCCCGGTAGACCACCGGGGCGTCGGCGCGGCCGGCATCGGCCGCCTCGAAGCGCACAGCGGCGTTGACGGGATAGACGCCCCCGCGCACAAGCACCTCCACCCCGCCCTGCGGGAGCCCCGTTGTCTCGATGAGCCGGCGCACGGCGGCCCGGGTGCCGTCCAGCGTCGCCAGCGGCCCGTCCTGCGGGGCGGCGTCGGCGGCGGGGTTCACCCCCGAGGCGCTGTCATCGCCGTTCGGGGCGACGTAAAAGCGCGCGCCCGGCGTCTGCGCGAAAGAGACGGCGGAAACAAGCACAACAGCAAGCGCGAGAAGGGTCGGTTTCATGATTTCTCCCGCGGCGGAGACCGGGGTCTTCCGCCGGTTACGGTGTGTCCGAAGCGATAAACCCGTGGGCCTGGCCCATGTAGTACGCCAGCAGGTAGGGGAAGCCCTCGCGCAGGCGGGTGCCCTTTCCGTCGTAGGTCAGCGCCCAGGGGTTGAGGTCCCAGTACACCTCATGCCGCTCGTCAACGGGGAAGACCTGCCCGTCGCGGCGGCCGCCGGAACCGGTCGGCGCGCCGTCATCGCCGCGCAGGGGCAGCAGGTCAATCCGGTGGGCGTTGGACATGGGCCAGTCCACCAGGTCCAGCGGGTAGCGGCGGAGGGTGTCCACGGCGTCCTCAAACCCGTGCGCGGGCAGCGACAGATCGGTGGTTCCCCAGTGGTCGGTGCGTGTCTTGCCGAGACAGCACGCCGCGTAGATGAAGTTCGCGAAGGCGTTGCGCTCCAGTTTCTCGTGCTGCCAGTGCCGGTGGATGGCGTGGTGGTACATGTTAAGCAGTTTCGGGTCCGTCTCGTAGCGGATCAGGTGGTAGTAGTTCATGAACGCCATGTTGTCGTCCGGCTGGTGGCCCGCGTCGAAGGGGCCGGGCAGGGCCTTGGGCTGGGTCATGCCGTTCATGGCGTAGCCTTGATCCAGTGCCAGTTCCAGATAGACCCGCCGGTATTTCTCATCGCCCGTCATGTGGTGCGTCACGGAGAGGTAGGTGAGGATGCTGAGGGAGTTCAGCCCGCGCTCGTCGCACCACGCGGGGTTGCGGTTCAGGTCGTCCGGCGAGAAGCGCCCCCAGCGCGTGGGGGTGCCGTCATGGTCCACCAGGTTGTACCCGTGCTCCAGGATGTGGTCCGTGATCCGCCGGACCGCCGCGCGCACGGGTTCGCGCTCCTCCTCAGTCTTGCACACGCGGTCGTAGTACACCGCGAACCCGAAGTAGTGCCCGTCGAGCTCGTCGGAACTGGAATCGTTCTTCCAGTACCACTCCCCCGTGGCGTCCACGGGCCAGCGCGGCTGGATGATCTTCCACAGTCTGTCCGCCGCATTGCGCCGCCGGTCATAGGCCAGGTCGAAGTCCGGATTGGGGTCCGGCTCGAAGGTCGGCTTGACGGCGCGGGCGATGAATCCCTTCGGCGCGGGGTGGGTGCCCCCCTCCGTCACCTCGCCGAGAAAAGCCAGGGCGCGGAAGGCGTTCCGGGCGTCGTCCCGCAGCTTCTCGCGGCCCGTGGCCGCATGGCCGAAGCTGACCGCGGCGAGATACAGCCCCGTGAAGTGCCCGTCGTTGTCCGTGAACACCGGAACCGCCGTGCGCTTGTCGCCGGGAATGGAGAGCTCCGCCGGGTTCACATACCCGAAGCGGGTGCGGCGGTGGTACTTTTCAATTTCCTCCTCGAAGAAGGCGGCCTTTTCGGACAGGGTCATCGGGATGGTCCGTATGCGGGAGATGCCGGCCGCCGTGGCGATCCACGCGCTCCCCTCCGCGTCCACCGCGATGTCGCGGACGGTGTTGTCCAGCAGCCAGCGCCGCCCCTGGCGGAAGGAGAATTGTCCGTCGCGGAAGTGGACCGCCCCGTTGGTGGTGCCGAACCACACGCCCTTCGGGCCTGCGGCCAGGCAGGTGAAGTCGTTGAACGGGAGGCCGTATTCGCCCGTGAACAGGCGCCATGCGCCGTCCGGAGTGCGGCACCCGACGCCCTGCGGCGCGGCGAACCACAGCGCCCCGGAGGGGTCAAAGGCCACGGCGCGGACATCCACGGGCGCCCAACGCACCGCGCCTTCCCTGGGCAGTGCCAGCTCCCACGCAAGCCCGTCGCCCGTGTAGAGGCCCGTGTCGGCGGCCGCCGCCCATTCGGCGTCCCGCCGCGCCGCGCCCCTGACAACGGCGCTCTCGCCGGCGGCCTGGAGAAGAGAAGCGCGCTGTCTAGAGTCCAGCGGCGCCGTGTCCGGGGGCGCGGCATCCGGCGCGGGCACCCAGCGGTCCCCTTCCCGCCGGATTGCGCCCTCCGCCGTAAGCGCGGTGACCCGGCCCGCCTCATTTACCCACACGCGCGACACGTCGTTGGACGGCAGCCCCTGCGCCGTGGTGTGGGGCTCGTGGACTTGCTGCTCAAACCGTCCAACAGCCACGGGAAGACTGTCCGCCGCCAACGCCGCATGAACGCAAACAAGCGCGAGAAGGGTCAGGAAAAGGTGCCTCGGCATTCATATCTCCGAAGAGGTCGGTTTCAGTGTCACTCCGTCACTTCGTACCGCCAGACGGCGGCCGACGGCGCGGCGTCCAGCGCGATCTCCAGCCCGGGGGACAGGAGCGCGGAACCCGTCAGAACCGTTGCGGCCTCCGGATGGGCCGTGTTCCAGCACCGGTATTTCTTTTCGGCGGCGAGGGCGGACAGCGGCAGCGTTCGCGCGGCGTCCTCCGCCTTCTCGCGGCGGAAAACCTGGACGGTGCCCCCGCCGGTTTCGGGGTTGTGGAACTGCCATCCGATCCACGCGGCGGGGTCGAGGCTGTACGCCGTCAGGGGATAGTAGTCGCCGAAGTAGTCCTTTCCATAGGCGCGCCACTGGTCCACCAGCCCCCTGATCCGGGGAAAGTCAATCGCGTCGTCGCGCTGGTCCCAGCAGGCGATGTAGTGCGGACACAGGGTGCTCAGGATTTCGTAGTCGCCTGTCTTGGAGGAGCCCGTGCCGAAGAAGGGGAACCAGTCGGCCAGCGCCCAGGTGTGGCACTGGTTGCCGGTGGGCTCCATGATGTAGTCGCTCCGCAGGAGCGGCACGGCCCGGCGCAGGGTCTCCAGGTCGTTGCGCCGCCCGCCGCTGGCGCAGGAGTCAATCAGCATGTTGGGATGGCGGCGGCGCAGCTCGTCCCAGTAGGCGAAATAGCCCTCCACATGGCGGATTTCCGTGATGCCCCGGCGGTCCGGCGCGTCGTTCTTCCGCCAGTGGTCCAGCGGGTCCATATTAAAATCCTGGCGGTACAGGTCAATCCCCTGCTCCGTGATGAGTTTGTCCACGTGGTTGATCAGCCATTCGCGGACCTCCGGCTCGCCCAGCTTGAGCAGCCCGCCGTCCCTGCCACCGTGGACCCATTCGGGGTGGTTTTCCGTGAGCCAGGTGTCCTTGTGCACGCGCTCCGGCTCGAACCACACGATGCTCCGCACCCCCTTCCTGCGGGCGTGGTCCGTGATGGGCCGCAGGCCTCCGGGAAAGCGCGTCTCGTCCACCTCCCAGGTCCCCGTCTTCGGCCACTGCCCGTCGCAGGGATACCAGCCCGCGTCCATCCACCAGTAGTCCAGCCGGAGGCCGCGCTCCAGGTACTTGTCCACGAACAGTATCTGGCTGGCCGTGTCGGCGTGGATCATCTCGCCGTACTGGTGGGAGCTGCACGCCGCGAGCTGAGGCAGCGGCGGCAGGGCGCCGCCGGGACGCGGCAGGTTGTGCGCGATCATCCATTGCCGCCAGACGTTCTGCGCGCGGCGGCGGTCGCCGGTGTAGAACTGCATGACCGTCATGGGCCCGCGCACTTCCTCCCCCGGGTGCAGGCGGAAATGGACCTCCTGCTGGCCCGCCTCCAGCCGGACCGCGCCGTCCGCCGCGCGGCTAAACCGCGCCTCCCACTGGCCCGCCCAGCTCACAACAAAGATCACGCCCCGGCCCTTCCCCTCCAGATTGAAGTACGGAAAGGCGGTCTGTGTGGGACGTCCGCCCGTGTTGGCGACCGGGATCTCCGCCCCCGGCGCGAGCGCCGTCTGGAACGGCTCAAAACTGTCCGCCGTGCAGGTGTCCCCCTTGTTCTGGTGGAGCGTCAGCGGGTCGCCGCCGAAGAGGCCGAGCACGGTGTCGCAGGACCGGAGCTTTTCAAAGATGCCCGTGTCCTTCGCGCCCGTGTTCCGCAGGAACACGGTCCACTCAATGACGGGATAGTCATGATAGGCTTTCCCTTCCAGGCGGATTTCGAGGGTGCCCTCCGGGTTGGACAGCTTCCGCACGAAGGTTGTCACGGTTTCGCCGGACTCCTCCGTCTGCGCCTGTACCCAGTTGGCGCACAGCGCCGCCGAGGGGGTGCCGTCCAGTGTGAAGGACACCGGCGGCACGGCGGATATCCCAAAGGCGGCGTCCTGCCACGCCTTCAGCAGGCTGCGGGCCTCAGGGTCCGTCTCCCCGGCAAACGCGGCGAAGGACACCGCAAAGGCAAGACAGGCAACAGTCAGAATACGGCGGACGTTCGGCATGGCTTGGAGCCCTCCCAGGAGTTGACACCGGAACACCGGGAAAGTATCGCGCCCGGAGGGGGCGTTTTCAAGTCGCGCGGGGACCGGCCGGTTCCCCCTGCGCCCTGCGGTAGGCATGGCACAGAAAGGCGCAGGAGGCGCAGAAGTTCTCGAAGCCGGGGGCGGGGCCGCCGTTCAGCACAAACCCGCGCAGCGCCCGCATCTTCTCCCCGTTCCAGACCTCCTCGAAGGGGTCCCGCAGGAGGTTGCCCACGGCGCAGCCCGGGCGGTGCACCTGGCAGCAGACGTGCATGTCGCCGTTGGCGTTGACGACCACCGTGTCCCACATCTGCCGGCACTCCGTGGGCACCGGGGCGTGTCCGCCGGCGTCCACCGCGCTCACCAGTCCGGTGCCGCCCCTCTCCCGGGCGCTGTCAGAAAGCCACTCGTCGCGGAAGGCCTCCGGCATGCCGAAGACCTCCTGCAGCTCAAACTCCGCCCCGGCGGACTCCGCGAGCCGCCTTGCCGTCTCGACCTCGTGCTGGTTGACCCGGTTGAGGATCATCTTGTAGCGCACCTGCGGGGTGGTCATGCCGAGCCGGCCGCGTGCCCGCACCAGCCCCGAAAGATTGCGCAGGACCCGGTCGAAGTCGCCCCCGACCCGGTAGGCGCCGTAGGTCTCCTGCGAGGCCCCGTCCACCGAGGCGACAAACCTGTGCAGGCCCGACCGGACCAGCGCCTCGAGCCACGCGTCGTCATAGTCGCGCGCGCTGAAGTTAGCGTGGACCACCGTCTGGATGCCCAGGTCCGCGAAGAACCGGATGTACCCGTTCAGGTGGGGATTGAGCAGCGGCTCGCCCCAGTTGAAGAGATTCGCCTCGCAGAGCGTGTCGAGGGGGAGGTTCTTCGCCAGCCTTGCGAAGGTCTCCGGGGCGAGGAACTCCCGGACCAGCGCCCCCTCGCCGTTGCCCGTGGGGCAGAACCGGCAGCGCAGGTTGCACACCGGCCCCGGGTCGAGAACCAGGTAGACGGGCCGCGTCCGGGCCGCGCACCGGCCCAGGCGCATGTCCTCCTCCGCCAGCGCCAGCATGCGCAGCGCCCGCCGGTGGCGCAGCCAGGCCCGGAGGCGCCGGCGGCGCCCGGGAAGAAAGAGCAGGCGGAAGGCCCTGCCCGGCGTGCGTGAAAGGAACATGGCACCATCTTGCCAGCAGACGGGCCGGGCGTTCAATCAACGAACCGGCGCGGTCATGGAAAGCGGCGGTTTTCCCATGCTACCATGCGGCTTCGCCCCGGCCGTCAAGAGGCCAATCACGGGAGGCGCGGCGCATGACAGCACAGACACGAGCGGGAAGACTGCGCGGCTGGGCTGCGAACGCGGCCGCCGTCCTGCTCGGTTTCCTGATCGTGGCCGCGCTGCTTGTCGCGGCGGAGGGTGCGCTCCGGCTCAAGGCCGGGCTTTCCTCCGGCTCGACGCATTCCCTCTTCTGGCAGGAGGCGGAGGGGGCGGTGAGTGACGGGGGCGCGATGGGCCGGGTGCTTCCGCGAAACAGCACTGTCCGGCTGCATGTTCGCTGGGGGGAAAAGCTGATTTACGATGTGACCGCCGAAACCGACGACGCCGGACGCCGTGTCACGCCGTGTGACCGTCAAGAGGGGGGGGAATCCAACATTGCGGCCTTTTTTGGCTGTTCCATGACCTTCGGACAGGGGGTCCGGGACGAGGAGACACTTCCCGCGCGCTTCTGCGCGCACGCGCCGGAGTGGCGGGCGTTCAACTACGGGGTGAGCGGGTATGGACCGCAGCACATGTGGCTGCAAATCTGTGAGAAGAATGTGTTGGGGGAGTTTTCAGCACGCAGGGGCGTCGTCGTCTATTCCTTCCTGGGCCATCATCTGGAGCGGCTGGCAGGCACACCCCCGGTGCTGGCCACCTGGGCCTACCCCCTTCCGTGGCTGGAGGACCACGACGGGCAGATCGTTCATCGCGGCACCTTTCGCAGCCGGTCGCCGCTGGAGTATTTCTTCTTTCAGCGCGTTCACCCCACCCACCTGGCCCAGTTCATTGAGCGCCGCCTGCCGGCCCGCGCCCCCGTCAAGGGCCGGCAGGACGCCGCCCTGAACCTTTTGGTTCGCCTCATCGTGGAATGCAGCCAGGCCGCAAAGGAGCAGGCACCGGGCCTTGCCTTCCACGTCGTGATCCTGCCAACCTGCGGGGGAACCGTGAGGGAGGGGCTGCTGCAGCGGCTGGAGGCCGCCGGGGTGCGCGCCCTGGACTATGAACGCCTCTTCGAGGAGGCGGGCCTCCCCGAGGAGGAGCTGTTTTTCAATGACTCGCCGCAGGGGACAAAGGGGCACTTCAAGGCGCCCGGCTATGACCTCATCGCGCAGCACCTGGCCGGCGATGTTGTCACGCCGCCCACAGGCGGCTGAGGGGCTTTCCCCCTCTGCGGGCCCTGGGTCTCCGTCTGGGAAAACGCATCCTCCTACCGGTGCCACTCGGGGGCGAACATGCTGACCGCCTCGTCGAAGGTGGCTTTCCGGCGGAAGTCGGCCACGTTGTAGTCGCGGTCCTTCTTCTCGGGGTTTGCCCAGTCGGAGTGGTGGCGGCCGTAGTAGCTGCCGTAGAACTGGTAGTTGGTGTCGGCCCAGCGGCGGAAGATCATCCTCTCACGGTCCGTCAGGAGGACGGCGTGGTTCTCCTGGGCGTTTTTGGGGTGGCCGGGGTCGGACAGCAGGGCGATGAGCTCACTCCTATGTCCACCGAGGCTCTTCGGCGGCAGGTACGCGCCGTTATAGTTGCCCTGGTCGCCCTTGGAGTAGGAGGTGAACTCGGCAATGAGGGGCCCGGCCAGCTCGCGCTTCCCCAGCTCCTCGTAGGAGACGCTGTAGTAGAGCGTCAGGTCGCCGCGCAGGTTCAGGCCGCCTGCGGGGTCCTTCTCCCCGTGGCACGAGACGCATTTCGCGTCGAAGACCGGCTGGATGTCCGTGGGGTAGTGGATGACCTGTCCGGCGCGGCCGTCGCCGCCGTTCTCCGCAAGGTCGCAGGGCTGGGGCTGGGGCGCGCTGGGGGCGCGGCGCAGGGCGAGGGGCTGCCCGCCCTCCAGCAGCGGATGCTCGGAGCGGTTGCGCTGGCCGTGGCACCCCACGCAGGACCGCGTCTCGCCGGGCTTGTAGTTGACATAGGTCCGCTCGCGCTGGACCTCCATGAAATTCTCGTCCAGGGCCTGGAAGAAGAGGTTCCGGTTGGCGGGCACGCGGAAGTAGGCGGAGCCGTCGGCCTCCACCGGCACGACGCCCCACTGCACCCGCGGCCACAGGGCGGCCTTCCACCCGGCGCTGCTGAGGCTCG
This genomic interval carries:
- a CDS encoding alpha-galactosidase encodes the protein MPNVRRILTVACLAFAVSFAAFAGETDPEARSLLKAWQDAAFGISAVPPVSFTLDGTPSAALCANWVQAQTEESGETVTTFVRKLSNPEGTLEIRLEGKAYHDYPVIEWTVFLRNTGAKDTGIFEKLRSCDTVLGLFGGDPLTLHQNKGDTCTADSFEPFQTALAPGAEIPVANTGGRPTQTAFPYFNLEGKGRGVIFVVSWAGQWEARFSRAADGAVRLEAGQQEVHFRLHPGEEVRGPMTVMQFYTGDRRRAQNVWRQWMIAHNLPRPGGALPPLPQLAACSSHQYGEMIHADTASQILFVDKYLERGLRLDYWWMDAGWYPCDGQWPKTGTWEVDETRFPGGLRPITDHARRKGVRSIVWFEPERVHKDTWLTENHPEWVHGGRDGGLLKLGEPEVREWLINHVDKLITEQGIDLYRQDFNMDPLDHWRKNDAPDRRGITEIRHVEGYFAYWDELRRRHPNMLIDSCASGGRRNDLETLRRAVPLLRSDYIMEPTGNQCHTWALADWFPFFGTGSSKTGDYEILSTLCPHYIACWDQRDDAIDFPRIRGLVDQWRAYGKDYFGDYYPLTAYSLDPAAWIGWQFHNPETGGGTVQVFRREKAEDAARTLPLSALAAEKKYRCWNTAHPEAATVLTGSALLSPGLEIALDAAPSAAVWRYEVTE
- a CDS encoding radical SAM protein is translated as MFLSRTPGRAFRLLFLPGRRRRLRAWLRHRRALRMLALAEEDMRLGRCAARTRPVYLVLDPGPVCNLRCRFCPTGNGEGALVREFLAPETFARLAKNLPLDTLCEANLFNWGEPLLNPHLNGYIRFFADLGIQTVVHANFSARDYDDAWLEALVRSGLHRFVASVDGASQETYGAYRVGGDFDRVLRNLSGLVRARGRLGMTTPQVRYKMILNRVNQHEVETARRLAESAGAEFELQEVFGMPEAFRDEWLSDSARERGGTGLVSAVDAGGHAPVPTECRQMWDTVVVNANGDMHVCCQVHRPGCAVGNLLRDPFEEVWNGEKMRALRGFVLNGGPAPGFENFCASCAFLCHAYRRAQGEPAGPRAT